The Cannabis sativa cultivar Pink pepper isolate KNU-18-1 chromosome 8, ASM2916894v1, whole genome shotgun sequence genomic interval GTACTAATTGCATCTTTATTTGTTtcggtatttaaaaaaaataaaaaaatcaaattttttgttatgattatatatgttgtaattaattaaaacagtttttcaaaaaataaagttataaaaattaagaattttgacaataataaaatattgttttctgttttaaaaatgaATTCACTTTtggttaatattatttttaactaaccaaacgtgacttgtattttgaaaacttcataaataattttttattctcatttttaaaaatactttttaaaaacaaaaaaataaaaaataataccaaATATGCTTTTAATGtgtcgaaaataaaatttaaagaatTTATTGCACgcttaacttttttattttataagcgcgtgaaataaattatttgaaagctgaattttatattgtaaataattttaaatttctcaaaatttattaaatatctaCAGTATACACTTGTATAATATATACTAGATGGAATTCTCTTCTTTCTCCATCCATTAGTTTAGTATTATTGTTCATAAAAGTCTGAgatttataactataaccatttaaattaaaaaaatttctttatttatttttgttttgaaaattattattaggtaaataataataatattaataatttcagTGCTCTTTCTTCTTTATCACTAAATTAGTATTTGTACATAGAAGCTGAGATTGAGGATTTGATCTTAGTTTTGGCCAGTAAAGATTGATTAATCTAATTAGTTtctcaaaaataaaacaaaaaaataatagaaaaatcatttttttttaaaaaaaaaaaaaaaatccagagTCTGGTTCTTTAAGTTGTGTACTTTCTCTCTCCAGCTAAAATATTCCGGGAAAATCCGTAATGGAACTTTAGAATTTTCTTCCCAGCCAATCAGTTTCTTAGAAAGGGAGTTTCGATTCTCGAATGGAGGAGGGACTAACAGTCCTCATTCCTTCCGACCCCTAAAAAGTGTATTAAATCTTTTCAAATACCCAACCCATTTTCTACTAATGGATTCTCGCCGGGCTCCGCGTACTGTGATCGATCCAAAGATTCGCCAAGTAGGGTTTTTCGCCCCACCCGACAGAACCAATTCCAGTCAGTCCGAACCCATTTTATCTTCCCCTTCTTCTCCTCCAGTAGCCGAAATCTCCCCCTCCGGTAACTCACTTTCTCCGGTCATGATCCCTCCGCCGCGTCACACTAGTGACAACCGTACGGTTCCGTTAGTCGCAAATCCCACTTCCCCTCTCCGCCGAGAATCCATCGCCGCTGGCAGCAGCTATAACCCGTCGGATTTCTTCCCCTCTACTATGTCTCCGACGGCGTCCTCTTCTTTCGCCGGTAGGGTTGGATTGAGCTACGGCGAGTTCTCCGACGACGTCATTTCGTCGCCTGGCCGAGCTGTCAGGGGTAGCTCAGTTAGGGCGTCTGCTGCTTCTTCTTTACCAAGTGGAGGATTCGATCTGGCGGCACTTAGGTCGAGTAGCGTCCCGGCGAGTGAGTTGACAACAGTGTCCACCGTCGACAAGTTACCACCTGGTATTCCTCTcctatgcttttttttttaaatgatttctttaattaaatttactgAATTTCTTTTTGGGGATTGTGTTGCTTTGAATTATTAGGTTTAGGGTGTTTGGTAAATAAAGTGTGAGAAGCTTTTGGTGGAAATAGTCTCTACTGGGTTTCCCTACTTTTCAGCCTACTCAGGCCATTTTTTCTCTCCTTTGGATACTAAAATTGTCAAATCAAAGGGTAAAATATAGCGATATGATGATAAATTTCTTTAGATACAAGAAATGTTCATGCTtcctttttcttattattagttCATAAGTATGAAAAAGCTAGAAAAGAGGACAAATTTATGGGGTTGTAAGAAATGGATTGTTTATTGATTACTGGTTTTAGTTATTGAGAGGGCAATTCATAGACTGACCATGGAGTTGTCAAGTCTTTTACTTTTCTTGAATGATTATGGAGATTTGTAGAAATAGGTATGAGAGCATAGGAGACTTTGATGTAACATTTAGTTTGCAATTAGCAGGGAAAACCCAGAGATGACTGTGTGTTCTTCTTCCTGTTAGTAAAATATAGGGAAATTGGATACCATGTTTGTGCTTCAGAGAGTCTATATGCCTGTAAGAATCTTGTGAATAAGATGAGAATTTCTTATTGTTCACAAACATAGGGGAGTCTTGTGTTTGTAAGAGTTTAAAATAACACAATTCATGAACCAATAAATGCAGAAAAAGTTGGAGGAGCATCAGGTGGTTTGCAAAATGACAGACCTCTGAATTCAAAGCCAGCAAAAGAGAAAAGCACAAAAGCTGAAAGGCGTGCCATTCAAGAGGCCCAACGAGCTGCAAAAGCTGCTGCTAAAGGTGCAACTGACATTTGTGCTTATTCATCACgctttttaaagtttatttagTATTTGATTGAATCATTTTACAAGTCATTGAATAGCTTGTGTTTTCTTTTCATCATTAGCTGATGGGGGTAAGACACCTGCTGCTGCTTCGGCGGTGAATGTGAAACCAGCTAAAGCCACAAAGGCCCCTTCACAAAAGAATGACAATGTTTCAGTTGCAGCCACTGAGAAGAAGGTTGGTGATCGTCAGCTAGAAAAGGATAGGAAGAAAGATGTGCCTCAACCACGCATGCAGTATGATGACAAGAGCCGGGTCGAAAAGGCAAAAAGACGTGCAATGGTAAACCAAACTGAGGCTACTAACAGAGTTGAGTTGTTCAGGCATTTGCCTCAATATGAACATGGAACTCAGCTTCCTGATCTTGAATCAAAGTTCTTCCAACTTGACCCCGTGCATCCTGCTGTATACAAGGTATGTATACAAATGTCATTCCTTGCACTTAATGATGCATTCTTAAATAATGAATATAAATTGTCTATGATATGAGGTAGTTGGTGGTATTGCCTTTCTGCTAGATGAAGTTAAGATTCTTTGTTATTAGGTCTTATCTTTGAGATCATtcattatgaaattttattattacattGGTCTAAGGCAGCCTTCCGTTTTGGTGCCAGGTTGGGTTGCAATATCTATCAGGAGATATTTCTGGTGGCAATGCTCGATGTATTGCAATGCTGGAAGCATTTCAAGAGGCAATCAAAGACTATTCCACACCTCCTGAAAAGAATCTTAATCGGGATTTGACCGCAAAAATAAGTAGTTATGTATCATTTCTTATTGAGTGCAGGCCCTTGTCCATCAGCATGGGAAATGCAATTAGGTTTCTTAAAAGCCTTATCGCCAAATTACCTCTTACCCTCTCTGAGTCAGAAGCAAAAACATTACTTCAGTCAGATATTGATCGTTTCATAAGTGAGAAAATCATTCTGGCTGATAAGGTGATCGTCAAACATGCTGTTACCAAAATCAGAGATGGTGACATTCTTCTCACATATGGCTCCTCGTCTGCAGTTGAAATGATACTACAACATGCTCATGAGCTTGGGAGACAGTTCAGAGTTGTAGTAGTGGACTCTCGTCCAAAACTAGAAGGCCAACTCTTACTTCGTAGGTTGGTGGAAAAGGGTCTTAACTGCACTTACACTAATATAAATGCTGTATCATATATCATGCATGAAGTTACTCGTGTTTTCCTGGGTGCATCATCAGTATTATGTAATGGAACAGTATACTCCAGAGTCGGGACTGCATGCGTTGCTATGGTTGCTCATGCATTTCGTGTACCTGTTTTAGTGTGTTGCGAGGCGTATAAATTTCACGAAAGGGTTCAGCTTGATTCTATATGCTCTAATGAGCTCGGTATGCATTTCTACCAATAGTTGATCTCAAATGGGCTTCTCATTCTGCTGTGTTTGAGGGGCTTAGTTTTATCTGTTCCGATTCTTGCAGGTGATCCAGATGCCATCTCCAAGGTTCCTGGTAGAGAGGAAACCATTGGTCTGGACGACTGTGCAAAGAGTGAAAAATTACAACATCTGAATCTGATGTAAGTATTGATGATTCTAGTAATGCAGTGTCGCAAATGTTTGTTTTTATACTGTTGGCTAATTGGCCCTGTTAAATTTTGATTGGCAGATATGATGCCACACCTTCAGATTACATATCAATGATCATTACAGACTATGGCATGGTAAGGATTGTTGAAAATTTGAGTATTTTCTATTCATCTGTTAGACTCTGGACGAGGAAATGTTGTCAAGACTCTGGTGTTCACTCTGGAATAGACACAGTTTCATACTGGCATATCTTTTGTTCACCCACACTGACAATGTTTAATGTTTGCATAGACCTATTTGGCAACTAGATTTAGCACTTATGTCTTATCGACACAAATGATAATTTCTCTTTTCACTTTGTTCTGTCAGGTGCCACCAACTAGCGTGCCTGTCATTGTTCGCGAGTATCGAAGAGAACACTTGTGGATTTAAGTCCTTGTGACATGAATCAAGGAGAGGCCCTCCAAATTTTGTGTGCAATGCTGAAATGAATGTCAGCATCCTAATAAGACTACAGAAGTTTTTGTTGCTTCATTTCTTTTCTAGTTCTCATCATTTTGGAATAATGGTACTTGCCCCGGCAAGTTTTTGATGTTTTGTATTTGTAATTTTAGTCCTGACTCAGTGAAGAGTGCAATATTTTTGCCTCTCCGGGCAGATTCAGCCATGCATTTTTGCCgttacttttttcttttcatttttttgctTCTTTCATATTTTGTTCGCTGATTTGAGGTTGTTGGCTGGTGTTGTACTTGAATTTTGATGTAGaattacttattattattttaaaaagaaaaaattgcatGCTTTAGTCATGAATTATGAATTCAGTTCAATCCAATCTCTCTTGATCTCATCGGATTTTCCTGAAATTAAATAAGTAAGATTTGTCTCTAAATTATGATTTTTGCggagttttgtttctttatttatttattttacaaaaatttgttttgaattataaaaattgttgtGCATATTTTCTTTTAGTTATTTAATGTGAATTTTCCGTAGttttaagttaaataaattCTTGTATTGTAATTATATTGGTAACTCATGATCACATGggctaattattttttaaaattgtacgaAATGTAACTAAAGGGATAGTTGCAATAATTTATTTGGTTTAGAAATTTTCgctacaaataaataaaaattagagaaCAGAACTCTATCATGATCATAGTTAGGGGAGAAAAAACCTTGTTTATTCTTTGAAATTTAGCTTAAATTGTGAAAGTGAAGTTTTTGAACCTTTAACAATAACCACCTTAGACACTGTTCCTTTACCAAAAACCAAAAGGATGAAAAAGAATATTTCTCTATTCGTGGCTCGGAAGTTTACATGTAAAATTTGGAAcaagttctttttttttgttcaagGAATTGCTACAAGGCATTTTGGTGTTCCCAATAAACCACAGTATTTTATGTGaattaaatgtaaaattaaatCCTATAATATTGAACCTCCTAAACTAAAAGCCACTAAGGCTAACTTAGTGGTGAGGGAGGGATGAGAAAAAGGGAAAAGTCATGGGTTTTAAGCTATTAAGTTAATATATGATTGTAAAAATACCATTACgctacactcaaaaaaaaaaaaaaaaaaaaaaaaaaacctcctAAACTAAACATATAACATGGTGTTGCACACTGTAAAGTACTTCAAAGCAACGCTCTTATTTTTCTGGCGTTTTACAGTTTTCATCCTGCATTGTAAAGGGTATGCAGTATGCACCATCGCGATTGTACAAGATAAAAGGCCAAATGTGTGTGTTCTTTTCAGGCTTCTAAGTTATGCAGATTGCAAAGTCAAAGCATCATAAGGCAAAAACATTATAGAGGACAAACAAACGAAATTGCTGAACAATATAATGAATCATGCAAATACATAGCAAAAACATTTTGATCTAGCAAGTATTACTCCTCACTCCTACAACTATGGGAACTATTTTGGTTTCATTTGGCTTACTCTGTAGCTTCTCTAACAGTATCAACTTTTTCATTGGTAGAAGTAATGACAGCAAGAATAACAAACCCGCCAAGAACCACAACCAATAAACCAAGAGAATTCACCAACATAGCCTCAGTTGAGTAGCGTGATATCACTTGATTGGTCTGCAGAAATGTGACTTTTTCTAAGATACCAGTAGTCACAGTAGCAATGGCAAGGGCATAAATATAAACACCCAAGAACACATGCCATGGCAGCAAGGTAGCTCTGGTACTTGCAGCCCCGCCCGGATACCAAAAAGTCACGAATCCAGCAGCCCACTGTGCCAAAGCAGAAGAAAACACGATTTCACATTCCATAAGAGTAACTCCAGAAGCTAACTCAAGTTaaaagtatataagaaaatgTAATGTTTGGGAGAAAATGATCCAAAAAGTTACCTGGAGGGTGAATAAAAATAGGCAAGCTAGGCCTAACCAGGAATGTAGGCTGTAAAAGTTGTCAATGCCCTTGTCATTGTGAAATTTCAAAGCAGCCCATACACCAATAATGCTGAAACAAAAAGCAAGAAACTGTAGTCCAAGATGAACTAATTTTTTGAAGCTTTTTGTTCCAGATACAGTCTTGTACACTAACATGGCTGCACCAATCCACAACAGTCATTTAGTTcaagaaattaaaaacgaaactcTAGAATTCAGTTATGCAGTCCTATAGAGAAGACTCTTGTTAACTCAAGTGGTTATCGTCGAATTGAGAATGATATtaatccattttcatcatttcaaAATGGAGAACGATAAAACAACTTCAGTTCTAAGGGAAAATTGAACTCCATCAAATTCAAAAATGCCATATTAAGGAGTTGGCAAGATTCTAACACATTGAAGTACAAAAATTAACAAGCACAAACGCCTCTTTTAACAAAATCTTTTCTTATGAAGTTCAAGAAAATGAATTTTTAGTAGAAGTGAATTTGCAAAAGGGGAATAGTGTTTACCTTCTCCATTTAGTAATACAAGACCAAGTACCATCAACACAGGATGAACCTGCATACGAGACAAGAATgccaagttaaaaaaaaaaacataaatgctAAAACCAAGATAATCAATTTTCATGGGCGTGCTTCAGATgctgaaacaaaataaaaaaacatatcCCAGAAAGAAAGAAATATCTGACATAGCAATTTGTTTTTCCAAGTCTATAAGTTTTATCTAATGCCATAGAAGCAATGAAATATCCCAAGAAATGGCTCAAGATCGATAAAAAGCCCGAATTAATAACATGAATCCAATTGGTACATGATACCATAATCTCTACAAACTGAATTTGTTACAACTTTAGGTGTAAGGAAAACATTTTCATTAGCTCTCTAtacaaagaataaaaaaaacatataatcatATGATTAACTCAAAGACAAGTAACAATGGAACCAACGGTGATCTCAATTAGTAAACGATAAATTCACCCAAATCAAAAGTCCAAAAGAATAAGAAGCTAAACCCATTAACCATGAGAGAAAGAAGATTCAGAATAGCAGCATTTGAattcaaaaaaacaaaagtaaggATCATAATGAGAATCACAAAACAAaaacgaaagagagagagatgggaTACATTAAAAATGAGATCTTTGTTATCAGAGATGAGAGCCAAGCCTCCTCTAAAATGGTTTGTCCAGGTAAAAAGCAGAGCGGCGACAATGATTCCGAAAAGtctgatgaagaagatgatgggAAAGCGAATCACCGGAACTGAACCCATTCTCGCTTTAGCTCTGAAAACGGTTCTAGGAAGAGACCCAGAAAGATTGTTCATGAGGAAGATAATTGAAAAGCAGAGaagcttctttttcttcttcttgccGAAGCCTTGTTAAACTCATCTCTCTCTTCTCACCTTCGGATCTGTATACCATATTCTCAAGCTCTTTCTTTGACTCAGACCAACGTGCTCACTCATTACACATAATACGACGCCGTATCAAGTCGAAAAGACGTGCTCATTGTAATGTCGTTTGATTTGGGAATATAGAAACGACATTTTGACGGTTTCTCATatcaaaagaagaaaaacaagaaCATTTTTACAATTTCTATAAGATTTGATTTTTGTATTAAATATTGTGATTTTTGTCGTTTGattttttttgatagatttaatcACACTCACAATATAAATTTTGTTGTTTGATAATTGAGTGTAGGAGTAACCATTGGTGATAGATATTATTACCTTTTCCAACAACCTAAGTCCTATCCTTACCTACACTACAGAACAAttgagccaaaaaaaaaaaaaaacttagcaaaaaaaagcataaatatcatcataatatattcatatacaaaaGGGGTGGAGTTAGAGATGGAAATTGGTCGATTAATGTATGGGGAATGTAATTTCTGCTCCCATTCCCGCTACGTATTTATACCCCCGTCCCCGCTCCATCTCCGTTTAATAACCAACGGATTCGGGGTAGGGTAATACCCATCGGTTATAGGGAACTCATCGGGTATCCATTaaggtaaaatgaaaaaataaattaatttaaaataattgaaaaaaaataagttaaaccaatattctcacaaatatttattatgcattcataattcatagaagataaaaaataaacctacttaaaaaaagcataacttaatagaaaataaaaactaaatatgtgtcaaagtttgaaaaaaaaaacaaaaaaaaatatatatatatatatatatatttatattggggtCGGATATGGTGCGATAGTATTATTCCCGCCCCCGCCCCATTCCCGCTTCGGTTATTGAAATTGTCCCCCACCACCGCCCCATTAACCACTAAGATGAGGAATCCCCaccccattaggggcgggtcccCGTGGTTACCATCCCCACGGTATAAATTTCCATCTCTAGGTGGAGTATGGTCAATGCCTTGCAATATGTGTTAATTGTGTCCAATTGTTGACAACTTACTATAGGCTTCATATAGGGCATTGGCCCGTTGTTTTCCTCTAAGATGTAGACCAATGCTACAACATAATAAGTTGGTTATATACGAAAGTTATAGTAAAAGTGTTCATCAAACTACTCTTATACCATACAAACCACTCGCATCATACTATACTGTACAAAAAATATAGTTTGAAATTCTTTACGACGTGATTACGGCTGCATTTTCGTCAAACCATGCAGTACGATGTGATTTGcggttttaaatttaataataccATACtgcattatatattataaaaatactaaattttacactatgatttttcttttatatatatgaacaaCTCATATACtacatattaattaaatttaaagaacattcatattaattattttcatttttaattttttgttaactTATCTCAAATCTTTTTTGGTAAACttgaaaagataatattttacaGTCTATTGGGCTTGAAGAAGGGCAATACCCTCTTAAATGCTTGGGACTGGAGTGCCAATGAACCAACCAAATAGAGAATGGATGATTGTGGTATCATAATTGATACAATCAAGAAAAGGTTTCATACTTGGGCCTCTAAACAATGAGGAATTTTCATAAAAGGAATTGAAGGTATAATTAATTTATGGCATAATAAATAATACCATGagatatttgtaagttttttttttttttttaacatttatatGAGTTTTTAAtgctatatttttgtaaacaaaAATGTGAAAATTCTATATTTGTAAAACAATAATAAGGTTCGCCAGAAAAGTCAACAGTATCGGAAAAGTCGTAGGTGCCAGAAAAGTCACCGAAAAAGTTATTGTCGTCGGAAAAGTCACTAAAAAAGTCGCTAGAAAATTAACCGTCACTGGAAAAGTTGCTGAAAAAGTCACCAGAAGTAGATATCTgagatataactaaaaatagaactggttctatgaataaaaattaataactcaaacgggttataattgaaatataaccggttctataacataatgaataaaaataaataacataaaataattcaaaccaattatgattaaaatagaaccggttctatgacagtgttataatgaataaaaacaaataacacaaaataactcaaaccggttataactaaaatagaaaaatcaaCATGCTCCATTCAAGAAAAACATTCATTCAACATACTCCAACCCACCAAATAATTACACTCATACTATATCCACCCAAAAAATAttcattcattatgttatataaccagttatattttagttataactggTTGGAGTTATTTcgtattatttgtttttattcattataacattgTTATGGAAccgattctattttaattataattggtttgagttattttgtgttatttatttttatttattatgttacagaaccggttatatttcaattataaccagtttgagttattttgtgttatttatttttattcattatgttataaacCGGTTCTATTTTCGTTTATATTTGAGACATCTACTTCTGGTGACTTTTCCAGTGACTTTTTCCGACGACTGTGACTTTTTTCCGGTGAATTTTTCGACGACACTAACTTTTTCGGTGACTTTTTTGGTACTAATGACTTTTCTggcaaaacttattattatttacaaatatgagatttctatctttttttttttcaaaaatatggcataaaaaagctcatataaatgtattttttttaaaaaaaaaaaaaactcataacctcatagtattatttatttatgccataaaaaagtaaactctTATCATGTTCTCATATATTGTGTAATTTCTACTTTATCCTATATAGAGAGGATGCAACTTATTGATTTAGTTTTATTGGGTTTGAGAAACTATTAgatgaatatttttattttttttcttaaagtgTTATTAATTAAAGAgattaaaaaatattgcaagacATTTTTATGGGGCCAATGTGGAAATAGAAGTAAAAATTACTTAGCTTCTTGGGATTTTGTTTGTCTCCCTAAGAAGTTTGGTGGGTTGTGTTTTAAAGATGGTTCTAATTGGAATCGAACCATTCTTGCTAAATTTTTTTGGGCTATCATGAAGAAGTATGATGTGTTATGGGTGAAGTGGGTCAATACAATATACTTAAAGGGGTGAATTTCTGGGAGTACCAACTCCCGCAAGATACCAACTGGTCTTGGAAGAAGATTTGTCATCTTAGACATGTCTTCAGCATGCAAAATGTGTTGGATGCTGGTATGAAAGGTAAGTTCAAGGCTGCTCTATTACATAACAATCTTCTTCAACTTGATCATGAGAGCTACTTTCGAGTTGTTTGGAATAGACTTATCTTGCctaaatatatgtttattatttggCAAACTATGCATGTTCATCTTCTTACTAGGGATCTCCTCCCTCGATTTGGTACTGATGTTGTTGaaaatatttgttttgtttgtgatttgggaaTTGAGAGTCATTCTCACTTTTTTTTCGAGTGTCATTTCTCGGTTCAAGTGGTGATTGCAATATTTGGTTGGATTGGCTATCGAGCATGACCTTTACACTTTAATGGTTGGCTGAGTTCTATAACTAATATGGCAGGGAAGTTGGAAGCTGAAATAATTTTTGCTATTATTGCGCAGTGTATAATATATGGACTAATAGGAACAAGTGCATCCATGAAGGGTACTCTCATACAGTACTACACTTAGTTACTGATATTAAAAGATGTATTAAGTGTCGATTGTATAActtacaaaaaagaaaattaaatactTGTAATTATAGAATGATTAGTAATATTTTGgattaagtttttctttttcagtAATGTTGATTGGGTGTTTTGGTTCTGTTGTTGTAATtaatgatttttcttttttgataaaaaaatatattattattaatatatatattggagaacattgtcctgcatggattaaatgtaaaagtattgagccatatataagaacatgggttactccactcattgccaattggttttgagatagaaccccttgattctcaacatggtaccAGAGCCATATCCCTTGCGGGCAAGTGATCCTATCCGATCCGCACCTATATAGATAGTCCACTCTGATACGGTTCAAGATTGATGAGCAAAAAATAACCATCATCTTGAGGGGGAATattgtggacat includes:
- the LOC115701362 gene encoding transmembrane ascorbate ferrireductase 2 — encoded protein: MNNLSGSLPRTVFRAKARMGSVPVIRFPIIFFIRLFGIIVAALLFTWTNHFRGGLALISDNKDLIFNVHPVLMVLGLVLLNGEAMLVYKTVSGTKSFKKLVHLGLQFLAFCFSIIGVWAALKFHNDKGIDNFYSLHSWLGLACLFLFTLQWAAGFVTFWYPGGAASTRATLLPWHVFLGVYIYALAIATVTTGILEKVTFLQTNQVISRYSTEAMLVNSLGLLVVVLGGFVILAVITSTNEKVDTVREATE
- the LOC115699406 gene encoding uncharacterized protein LOC115699406 isoform X1, encoding MDSRRAPRTVIDPKIRQVGFFAPPDRTNSSQSEPILSSPSSPPVAEISPSGNSLSPVMIPPPRHTSDNRTVPLVANPTSPLRRESIAAGSSYNPSDFFPSTMSPTASSSFAGRVGLSYGEFSDDVISSPGRAVRGSSVRASAASSLPSGGFDLAALRSSSVPASELTTVSTVDKLPPEKVGGASGGLQNDRPLNSKPAKEKSTKAERRAIQEAQRAAKAAAKADGGKTPAAASAVNVKPAKATKAPSQKNDNVSVAATEKKVGDRQLEKDRKKDVPQPRMQYDDKSRVEKAKRRAMVNQTEATNRVELFRHLPQYEHGTQLPDLESKFFQLDPVHPAVYKVGLQYLSGDISGGNARCIAMLEAFQEAIKDYSTPPEKNLNRDLTAKISSYVSFLIECRPLSISMGNAIRFLKSLIAKLPLTLSESEAKTLLQSDIDRFISEKIILADKVIVKHAVTKIRDGDILLTYGSSSAVEMILQHAHELGRQFRVVVVDSRPKLEGQLLLRRLVEKGLNCTYTNINAVSYIMHEVTRVFLGASSVLCNGTVYSRVGTACVAMVAHAFRVPVLVCCEAYKFHERVQLDSICSNELGDPDAISKVPGREETIGLDDCAKSEKLQHLNLIYDATPSDYISMIITDYGMVRIVENLSIFYSSVRLWTRKCCQDSGVHSGIDTVSYWHIFCSPTLTMFNVCIDLFGN
- the LOC115699406 gene encoding uncharacterized protein LOC115699406 isoform X2, whose protein sequence is MDSRRAPRTVIDPKIRQVGFFAPPDRTNSSQSEPILSSPSSPPVAEISPSGNSLSPVMIPPPRHTSDNRTVPLVANPTSPLRRESIAAGSSYNPSDFFPSTMSPTASSSFAGRVGLSYGEFSDDVISSPGRAVRGSSVRASAASSLPSGGFDLAALRSSSVPASELTTVSTVDKLPPEKVGGASGGLQNDRPLNSKPAKEKSTKAERRAIQEAQRAAKAAAKADGGKTPAAASAVNVKPAKATKAPSQKNDNVSVAATEKKVGDRQLEKDRKKDVPQPRMQYDDKSRVEKAKRRAMVNQTEATNRVELFRHLPQYEHGTQLPDLESKFFQLDPVHPAVYKVGLQYLSGDISGGNARCIAMLEAFQEAIKDYSTPPEKNLNRDLTAKISSYVSFLIECRPLSISMGNAIRFLKSLIAKLPLTLSESEAKTLLQSDIDRFISEKIILADKVIVKHAVTKIRDGDILLTYGSSSAVEMILQHAHELGRQFRVVVVDSRPKLEGQLLLRRLVEKGLNCTYTNINAVSYIMHEVTRVFLGASSVLCNGTVYSRVGTACVAMVAHAFRVPVLVCCEAYKFHERVQLDSICSNELGDPDAISKVPGREETIGLDDCAKSEKLQHLNLIYDATPSDYISMIITDYGMVPPTSVPVIVREYRREHLWI